Proteins from one Besnoitia besnoiti strain Bb-Ger1 chromosome Unknown contig00060, whole genome shotgun sequence genomic window:
- a CDS encoding uncharacterized protein (encoded by transcript BESB_069970) gives MIAVHHHPTGLLKTAKSVGFQYPTTLRLFHIGYVLGVIYGFLFSLILTARENYYSDASLISSIVLGVIISETGLFISFFWGVYTTSWTTGLDLEGLCLPDPSSLVLFHDHHVKCISRA, from the coding sequence atgattgcagtacaccaccaccccactggactgcttaagacagctaaaagtgttggatttcaatatcctactacattaagattattccacatcggttatgttctaggcgtaatatatggattcttgttctcactcatcttaacagcgagagaaaactactactcagatgctagtctaatcagtagcatcgtacttggagttatcatctctgagacaggattatttatcagctttttctggggagtatatactacgagttggactactggtttagatcttgaaggtctttgtttaccggatccaagttctcttgtgctttttcatgaccatcatgttaagtgcattagcagagcatag
- a CDS encoding cytochrome b (encoded by transcript BESB_069980), translating into MYGITLAFRYTSEASCAFASVQHLVREVAAGWEFRMLHATTASFVFLCILIHMSRGMYNSSYSYLTTAWMSGLVLYLLTIATAFLGYVLPWGQMSFWGATVITNLLSPIPYLVPWLLGGYYVSDVTLKRFFVLHFILPFVGCILIVLHIFYLHLNGSSNPAGIDSALKVAFYPHMLMTDAKCLSYLIGLIFLQTAFGLIELSHPDNSIPVNRFVTPLHIVPEWYFLAYYAVLKVIPSKTGGLLVFMLSTCQ; encoded by the exons atgtatg gtatcactttagcgttccgatatacttctgaagcatcttgtgcatttgctagtgttcaacatctagttagagaggtagcagcaggatgggaatttaggatgttgcatgcaacaactgcttctttcgtcttcttgtgtatcttaatacacatgtctcgaggtatgtataactccagctatagttatttaactactgcttggatgtctggtttagttttatatctacttactatagccactgctttcctcggttatgtactaccatggggacagatgagtttctggggtgctacagtcattactaatctcctttctccaataccatatttagtaccttggttactcggtggatactatgtatctgatgtaacattaaaacgattctttgtattgcactttatattaccttttgtaggttgcattctaattgtattacacatcttctatttacatttaaatggttctagtaaccctgcaggtattgattccgcacttaaagtagccttctatcctcatatgttaatgaccgatgctaaatgtctatcctatctaattggtttaattttcttacaaacggcttttggtttgattgaattatcgcacccagataactccataccagtgaaccggtttgtaactccgcttcatatcgtacctgaatggtactttttagcatattatgcggtgttaaaagtaatcccatccaaaaccggtggtttgttagtatttatgttatcaacatgtcaatga